In a single window of the Betaproteobacteria bacterium genome:
- a CDS encoding PLP-dependent transferase: protein MDDAALRAAGITEGTVRLSVGLEDPDDLIEDLSRAL from the coding sequence ATGGACGACGCAGCGCTGCGTGCGGCAGGGATCACCGAAGGCACCGTGCGGCTGTCAGTCGGTCTGGAAGACCCGGATGACCTGATCGAGGATCTGAGCCGGGCCTTGTAA